The genomic interval CAGCGACCGCCTGGACAACGAAGACGAAGACTTATACGATCGCGACTCAGAGGAGTTGGACGACGGCGACGACgaacagcagcaggaagaaATGGACTCCCCGCGCCATCGTCAAAGGCGTTACAACCGTCACCGAAAGGCAAGCTTTGTGGGCACTGCCCAATACGTTTCACCGGAAGTGCTCCAAAACGGACCTATAACTCCGGCGGCGGACCTGTGGGCACTGGGATGTATAGTTTACCAGATGATCGCCGGCTTACCGCCATTCCGTGGCAGCAACGATTATGTCATTTTTAAAGAGATCCTTGACTGCGCCGTGGACTTCCCGCAAGGCTTTGATAAGTACGCCGAGGACCTGGTGCGTAAGCTGCTCCGTGTCGATCCGCGAGACCGCCTGGGTGCTCAGGACGAGTTTGGATATTACGAAACCATTCGGGCGCACCCGTTCTTCGCCGGCATCGACTGGCAGACGCTTCGTCAACAAACCCCTCCCCCTATCTACCCCTACTTACCGGGCGTAAGTCAGGATGAGGACTTCAGGTCCAGCTATACTGTGCCCGGGGACTTGGAGCCTGGCCTTGACGAACGGCAGATATCGCGACTGCTTAGTGCAGAATTAGGCGTTGGCAGCAGCGTGGCCATGCCCGTCAAGCGATCGACAGCAAAGAGTAAGTGACCACGTGGTGCCCCAGACAAAGACGTCGACtaataaatgttttgtttttcttcagACTCTTTCGACCTGAACGATGCCGAGAAGCTGCAGCGTCTCGAGCAACAAAAGACTGACAAGTGGCACGTTTTTGCTGACGGCGAAGTGATCCTCAAGAAGGGGTTTGTCAACAAGCGCAAGGGTCTGTTTGCCCGCAAGCGAATGCTCCTGCTGACCACGGGACCGAGACTCATCTATATCGATCCCGTGCAGATGATCAAAAAAGGCGAAATTCCGTGGAGCCCAGATCTGCGAGCGGAGTACAAAAacttcaaaatattttttgtccATACGGTAAGTGTTTGCTTACATATGGTGGGTTAAGGATGCACGAGGCGCAACTCGGAAAACCGAGAAAGCATAAGTTTGTTGTACCGATGACATCACAGCTTGTTCGTAGCCTGTCGCACGCCCACTGAAAAGCAATTTGAGCGTCAGTTTATGTCCCGGGCACGTGTTGGCtatgaaaacaaattaaatgcgGCATTGAAAACTGCACACGCAAGGCAGATAAAAACTCAAACTTGTCTGGTGAATGGGGTTAAAATTAGCGTTCCGCTCAACTAATTTTACTCTTTTGGTTTCATTGCAGCCAAATCGAACCTATTACCTGGATGATCCCGAAGGCTATGCTATCCACTGGTCGGAAGCCATTGAGAGCATGCGCAAGTTGACCTACGGAGATCCCTCCTCCACGTCTGCAGTGTCTTGctccagcggcagcagtaATAGCCTGGCTGTCATCTCAAATTCATTCGCCGCCTCCTCAAGCAATTCGCCCACGGTGAGACGCAGTTCACCAGTAAACGCCCCTCAAGCTTCGACGGCGTCCGACAACCGGACGTTGGGTAGCACCAGAACGGGGACGTCACCGAGCAAGAAGACGGCGTCCAAGTAAACGTAGTCCTATTTGTAGCAATGTGAAATAATTTAGTTGAAATTTAGTGCAAACGAAGCGATGGCGTAGAAGAGGGCGGAAATAGAAGTAAGCTTAGAAGTAAAAGTAAGCGATGGGAAAATAACGATCATGTCTCTAGTGCTAATTAGAACCCAATTTCTGTTTTTCGATTTATATTGTGCTTAGGGCAAAAATTAGAACACTAGAATAAACTAAAGTAAAATACATCTATAACGTCTaagtaaattcaatttaaaatttaaattaaatatttatatacagcatacataaatacaaatatattcgTATTTAGCGCGTAGTTAGTCACAATTGAAATGAATTACACACGGATGCAAGGTGGCATTGTAGGCttaaattaaaagtaatttCGTGAAGCAAACTAAAAGTCGTATTTAAATTGTGAAATACTAGAAAATTGTCTAGAAACTGTAATATACATAATATGTGTATGTACGTCGGAGAAATGGATTTTTGTTTCTGTTATCGTGGCAAGATCACATATATGTTAATGTAAATTTTGTAAACAGTGTAACTATGTAAAGAACTATGTGAGCTATATGCACACGGCAAAAAGACCCTAAGACGTGGGGAAGGAGATGGGAATAAGCCGGAAAATCATCGATGGCACATCAATAAAAATCGGTGTTTTTTCAGCTTCACGCTCAACTTTCTAGGTAATTCTAATATACAGTTTAACGCTAATTATCACTATTTATCATTCTCATTATGCTTTTCGTTTACCTATTTGCCCTATAAAGAAATGTATAAGACTTGAGCTACCCTAATAAAAGAacgaattttaaattatattttttttttgtaagggCTACCACTAAAAACTCAACAGTCGTGAGAAGATTATCAAGATATGGCGGTCGTTTCCTCTCCAACTGACTCCAATTGAGTGTGTAAAGCAAGTCTTATACAAAGAAATATGTAATAGATGTAAGACAGACTGCAAAGTTTCTTGAAACAAATTAGTTAAATGTTGTAAACGTCTAAGTTGCTACCACTATTACTACTAGAACGCGCCCATCCCCTCCCATATTTACATTTAAGATACAGCAATTAAGTGATGAGCAGAGGCGTAGAGTAAGGAATCGATGTTGaaagaaagcaaaaaatacattttgtacatacatatcgCCGTTGGTCGATATACATCTaaacataatttaattttttgttacTTTTAAGTAAATTATTTTCGCTAACctaagtaaattaaaattaacgCAATATGCAACAACACACATAAGTatacaattaattaaattaaacgaaaattaCGATTTATTAAACGATGTCATAGAGCGGAGAGCCACTGATAGTGAGAGAAAtctgtaaaataaatatttaaacaaattatatattatcTATATATGAGTACCAGAACAAGAATGTCAAAAAAGAGAAGcatgtaaaaataaaaaatatattacgAGTAAAATACATTGGTCGCAACAAAAAAAGATAATCCAGCGAAAGGAACGTATCATTAACAGgaaatattaaagaaaaatacaaaaacatttcaaagTAACAAAATTACGatcaaatttgtttttattttggtttgtTTGGTTATTAGAATTGGCACAAAATGATTGGGTAATAAGTGCGCGTATCCCAGTATCCAACGTTGCAAAATGATACAACATTTCAATAGGTTTCAAAATCTACGTAAGATACTACCACATAAAACGACCTGACTACTTTGTTCTACCCTACGCTTGTGCTGCAGTACCTAAAATCGAAGAAAGAGTACAGTGAACAAGGCTAAGATATAGAAAGACATCTCTATTTCTGCAAATCCAAAAAGGGCTTGccttaatttaaaaatttgcaaatgcATTGCGCCTCAAATCCCGAAGCGATTGCTGCCAGGGTTTTTATCAACTATATGTAGTTTTTACTTTTAGGGAATCTAAACGTTAGAgataaaacaatttttaagttataaatttaaaatttaaaagtttGTAGTTATATTAACTaaaaagaatatatttttatttttatttattccgTCTGGGTTTGGTAAACTGCTCATGTACTTAACCTTTTATAGCCTacaggaaaaaagaaaaaaataggagataaCGGAAAGACCCATGAAATCGAAAAGTGCCTAGGTAAACCTGTAGGACGATTAGAGGAATATTAAAATCATTACatgctaaataaatattgtgtATACGAATTCTTTCAGTACGAgtatttaatacatttattattatcataAGTGTATCAAAAACCTGAAGCTCCAAAATATCTCTCCCATTTTgagaaaaatataattaaaaatcagATTTTGGTTTATATTCTTATTATTTAGTTCacagtttatatatattatattatttttacataatattttattttatattaaattatttttttttataacatttattatatattcattatatttataataaatagatTCGTTGAATAGTATTAATATTGGATTTGAATGTAACGATTCGTTTTTCTGCATTTCAAATCCGAAACTCGCTCAGATGATATGACGTTacttaataaaatatataaatcgAAAATAACTATTTGTTATTTCGAATGAGAAAAAGTATGTTGTTTGAAATAAAGGAACGAAAAAgcaaaagacaaaaaaaagcaatcggtaaagttttaaattattgttGGGCGCCAAAAATGAATCGGATaagccaaaaacaacaacaaatatgCTTTTCGATTTTGAGAAGGGTCACATTTCCGATAACAATGAAAACTCACATTTCAAATGGTCACACTTAGTGGCGCGGCAAGAGGAAATATCGATATCGATTCCGACTGTTGTGTTAAactttacaaattaaattacaaaaaagCGAACGAAAGAAAATCATGGAAGAAAGTGAGCCCAGGTATGGCGCTATGTGGACATTCAAGCTGGTGGCACCATACGTAATTGGCGGCTACCTGTGCGGCCTCGCGGTGACGCTCGCATGGAACTGGTGGCAGCTGGGCCACTTGGTTCTGGGTCTTAATCTCACCTTCGCGATTCCGGTGGCGCTTGTTCTGGCGGTCTTTTACAGCAGACCCGTAAGGTAAGAACTACCGGAAAACGCACGAAACGATTTGTGGGTAACAGTTTCCCCCCCTGGCTGGCAGGTGCATTGTGACGTTGGCCGTTCCCTCGCTGTGCAGCTCCCGGGGAAGGGCGTTTCTCA from Drosophila mauritiana strain mau12 chromosome 3L, ASM438214v1, whole genome shotgun sequence carries:
- the LOC117139222 gene encoding 3-phosphoinositide-dependent protein kinase 1 isoform X3; this translates as MPAMAKEKASATVSLGESNFRDINLKDLAVVVEAASRLHHQQNVCGCGAVSATENNNNSRYGSSKYLTNGHTSPLAAAVASNSSSVATTPHCRMLHNCSLQQYQNDIRQQTEILDMLRQQHQQGYQTQQQQQQPQQQQQQPQQQEQPQQQQQLQNPAPRRSPNDFIFGRYIGEGSYSIVYLAVDIHSRREYAIKVCEKRLILRERKQDYIKREREVMHQMTNVPGFVNLSCTFQDQRSLYFVMTYARKGDMLPYINRVGSFDVACTRHYAAELLLACEHMHRRNVVHRDLKPENILLDEDMHTLIADFGSAKVMTAHERALATEHCSEQRRSHSDEDDEDSDRLDNEDEDLYDRDSEELDDGDDEQQQEEMDSPRHRQRRYNRHRKASFVGTAQYVSPEVLQNGPITPAADLWALGCIVYQMIAGLPPFRGSNDYVIFKEILDCAVDFPQGFDKYAEDLVRKLLRVDPRDRLGAQDEFGYYETIRAHPFFAGIDWQTLRQQTPPPIYPYLPGVSQDEDFRSSYTVPGDLEPGLDERQISRLLSAELGVGSSVAMPVKRSTAKNSFDLNDAEKLQRLEQQKTDKWHVFADGEVILKKGFVNKRKGLFARKRMLLLTTGPRLIYIDPVQMIKKGEIPWSPDLRAEYKNFKIFFVHTPNRTYYLDDPEGYAIHWSEAIESMRKLTYGDPSSTSAVSCSSGSSNSLAVISNSFAASSSNSPTVRRSSPVNAPQASTASDNRTLGSTRTGTSPSKKTASK
- the LOC117139222 gene encoding 3-phosphoinositide-dependent protein kinase 1 isoform X2 — protein: MNLIQINGTQQQLPLPGSGASEIAAAAVISVASDCGSNCSSNGTEHQQHFNIATTTATSATAATMPAMAKEKASATVSLGESNFRDINLKDLAVVVEAASRLHHQQNVCGCGAVSATENNNNSRYGSSKYLTNGHTSPLAAAVASNSSSVATTPHCRMLHNCSLQQYQNDIRQQTEILDMLRQQHQQGYQTQQQQQQPQQQQQQPQQQEQPQQQQQLQNPAPRRSPNDFIFGRYIGEGSYSIVYLAVDIHSRREYAIKVCEKRLILRERKQDYIKREREVMHQMTNVPGFVNLSCTFQDQRSLYFVMTYARKGDMLPYINRVGSFDVACTRHYAAELLLACEHMHRRNVVHRDLKPENILLDEDMHTLIADFGSAKVMTAHERALATEHCSEQRRSHSDEDDEDSDRLDNEDEDLYDRDSEELDDGDDEQQQEEMDSPRHRQRRYNRHRKASFVGTAQYVSPEVLQNGPITPAADLWALGCIVYQMIAGLPPFRGSNDYVIFKEILDCAVDFPQGFDKYAEDLVRKLLRVDPRDRLGAQDEFGYYETIRAHPFFAGIDWQTLRQQTPPPIYPYLPGVSQDEDFRSSYTVPGDLEPGLDERQISRLLSAELGVGSSVAMPVKRSTAKNSFDLNDAEKLQRLEQQKTDKWHVFADGEVILKKGFVNKRKGLFARKRMLLLTTGPRLIYIDPVQMIKKGEIPWSPDLRAEYKNFKIFFVHTPNRTYYLDDPEGYAIHWSEAIESMRKLTYGDPSSTSAVSCSSGSSNSLAVISNSFAASSSNSPTVRRSSPVNAPQASTASDNRTLGSTRTGTSPSKKTASK